One Candidatus Binataceae bacterium DNA segment encodes these proteins:
- a CDS encoding DUF1566 domain-containing protein: MRKTSLTLIAVCAALLWAAAGYAQIEPPPMCPPPAGPLVGPRFQDNGNGTVTDNQTGLMWEQKTGVVGVKPKTPNIHDVNNNYSWSGLLSTDPDGTVFANFLGTLDFNQSSDGSSITGCFANYCDWRLPTSVELQGIIDKTAPGCGPGGTCIDPTFGPTQRRAYWSGTTVEDENSFVWDVHFELSRGLNFPGLAQGFKTSNFAVRAVRCSQ, from the coding sequence ATGAGAAAAACCAGTCTGACGCTCATCGCAGTGTGCGCTGCATTGCTGTGGGCCGCAGCGGGATACGCCCAGATAGAACCGCCTCCGATGTGCCCCCCGCCCGCAGGGCCGCTCGTAGGGCCGCGCTTCCAGGACAACGGAAACGGTACGGTCACCGACAATCAGACCGGTCTGATGTGGGAGCAGAAGACCGGAGTAGTGGGCGTCAAGCCTAAAACCCCGAACATTCACGATGTCAACAACAATTACTCGTGGTCAGGCCTCCTGAGCACAGACCCGGACGGGACGGTATTCGCGAATTTTTTGGGAACCCTCGACTTCAACCAATCCAGTGATGGCAGCAGCATCACTGGTTGCTTTGCGAACTACTGCGATTGGCGCTTACCGACAAGCGTGGAGCTCCAGGGGATTATCGATAAGACTGCGCCCGGATGTGGTCCTGGAGGCACGTGCATCGATCCCACGTTCGGACCCACGCAGCGCCGTGCTTATTGGTCGGGAACTACCGTTGAAGACGAGAACTCTTTCGTGTGGGACGTGCACTTCGAGCTCAGCCGCGGGCTCAACTTTCCTGGTCTCGCTCAAGGATTTAAGACCTCGAACTTCGCCGTCCGTGCCGTGCGTTGCAGCCAGTGA
- a CDS encoding membrane dipeptidase, with amino-acid sequence MSEIPGCTGDCTCGAGIDIPLASSSGTCAQLPFASIDEPSTNGTPADSPPQDDPLRGYADIHVHMFANLGHGGGVVVGEAYDAQGGINQALKQDYGTNLDLVQKDGTELHNPEVSLPFCPKFLPNCGSKLFHGDHTPLDDPVGFGTEDRPGSNLGVPLFNGWPTWTTTVHQQVYYKWLERAWQGGLRLMVMQAVTNEALCLSNKHLRGIDCSVSMLPPDRLNEMDLYDDHFQLKAGETAPQLPLPPVEAQLQAAYQFEAFLDQQSGGPGQGWFRIVTTPDQARAVIRAGKLAVVLGIEVDKLFGCSLNGPCTNASVIAAVDKYYAKGVRAVFPVHNFDNGFGAAATWQDAIGVGQGAAVGSWWQTMDCGNSGYGFWLDRTVMQALYAIGFAGKIADVPFYPPGLPSCNKNGLLPLSGTLFDALKSKGMIIDIDHMSSKSIENTLSWAEQQNYPIVASHTLYFDLYHQHYSGNGGRHERMRTRAQLDRIRKLGGMVAVMLKDDVQDTDRKDEQVEVGYPSSRVPDNCLHSSKTWAQAYRYAVDVMGGPVAFGSDFNGVAGHVGPRFGDHSCGNNTNEQLLQWRDSSRLSYPFTIAGFGTFDKQVTGTKAFDFNVDGLAHIGLLPDLVADLKVIGLSDAALEPLFHSAEAYINVWEKCLNEAAEGQ; translated from the coding sequence TTGAGCGAAATCCCTGGCTGCACGGGCGATTGCACCTGTGGCGCGGGGATCGATATACCGCTGGCTTCCTCATCAGGAACCTGTGCCCAACTTCCGTTCGCCAGCATCGACGAACCGAGCACCAACGGAACTCCCGCGGACTCCCCTCCGCAGGATGATCCGTTGCGGGGTTATGCGGACATCCATGTCCATATGTTTGCGAACCTCGGGCATGGCGGTGGGGTCGTTGTCGGCGAGGCCTACGATGCGCAGGGAGGGATTAATCAAGCACTCAAGCAGGACTACGGCACCAATCTCGATCTGGTTCAAAAAGATGGTACCGAACTGCATAACCCGGAAGTGAGCCTTCCGTTTTGCCCAAAGTTTCTTCCGAACTGCGGATCGAAACTCTTCCACGGCGACCATACGCCGCTCGATGATCCCGTGGGATTCGGCACCGAGGACAGACCAGGCTCCAATCTGGGTGTACCTCTCTTCAATGGCTGGCCGACGTGGACCACCACCGTCCATCAACAGGTTTACTACAAATGGCTGGAGCGGGCCTGGCAAGGAGGGCTGCGGTTGATGGTCATGCAGGCCGTCACGAACGAGGCCTTGTGTCTGAGCAACAAGCACCTCAGGGGCATTGATTGCTCGGTCTCGATGCTGCCGCCGGATCGCCTCAATGAAATGGATCTCTATGATGATCACTTTCAGCTCAAGGCGGGGGAAACGGCGCCGCAGTTGCCCCTACCTCCCGTGGAAGCGCAACTCCAGGCCGCTTATCAATTCGAAGCCTTCCTTGACCAACAAAGCGGCGGGCCGGGACAGGGATGGTTCCGGATCGTCACAACTCCCGACCAAGCGCGCGCAGTGATTCGTGCAGGGAAACTGGCGGTCGTGCTGGGTATCGAAGTCGACAAACTATTCGGCTGTTCGCTCAACGGGCCCTGCACTAATGCGTCTGTAATCGCCGCGGTGGACAAATATTACGCCAAGGGTGTTCGTGCCGTATTTCCGGTGCACAATTTCGATAATGGTTTCGGCGCTGCCGCGACGTGGCAGGATGCGATCGGAGTGGGGCAAGGCGCTGCGGTTGGAAGCTGGTGGCAAACCATGGACTGTGGCAATTCGGGCTATGGCTTCTGGCTCGACCGCACCGTCATGCAAGCGCTTTATGCCATAGGCTTTGCCGGTAAAATAGCCGATGTACCATTTTATCCACCTGGCCTTCCCAGTTGTAACAAGAATGGATTACTTCCCCTCTCGGGGACTTTGTTCGACGCGTTAAAAAGCAAGGGAATGATTATCGATATTGACCACATGTCGAGTAAGTCGATCGAGAACACGCTGAGCTGGGCGGAGCAGCAAAACTATCCGATAGTAGCCAGCCATACTCTTTACTTCGATCTTTACCATCAGCACTACTCGGGCAATGGGGGCCGGCACGAGCGCATGCGGACGCGTGCTCAGTTGGACAGGATCAGGAAGCTCGGCGGCATGGTCGCGGTCATGCTCAAAGATGATGTTCAGGACACGGACAGAAAAGACGAGCAGGTTGAGGTTGGCTACCCATCGAGCCGCGTGCCGGACAATTGTCTCCACTCCTCAAAGACCTGGGCGCAAGCATATAGGTATGCCGTGGATGTCATGGGCGGCCCTGTAGCTTTTGGCAGCGATTTTAATGGAGTTGCCGGCCACGTCGGACCGCGCTTTGGCGATCACTCGTGCGGCAACAACACAAATGAGCAACTTCTGCAGTGGCGAGATAGTAGTAGGCTCTCCTATCCCTTCACCATTGCTGGCTTTGGCACCTTTGATAAACAGGTAACCGGCACCAAGGCTTTTGACTTCAACGTTGACGGCCTGGCGCATATCGGTTTGCTCCCGGACTTGGTCGCCGATCTCAAGGTCATTGGCTTGAGTGACGCGGCGCTCGAACCCCTGTTCCATTCCGCCGAAGCATATATCAACGTTTGGGAAAAATGCCTGAATGAGGCTGCGGAAGGCCAATAA
- a CDS encoding DUF1566 domain-containing protein, whose product MTKTSLTFIALCAALLWVGAVHAQTDSSLTCPQPSGPLVGPRYQDNGNGTITDNQTGLMWEKKTGVPGVIPRTPNVHDANNRYSWSRAPSTNPGGTAFGSFVGTLNYGQSNNGHTSTGCFANYCDWRLPTIVELQAIVDNNASGCGANSACIDGTFGPTQRRFYWSSSTFANGLSDAWGVDFGVGDTERNDKNASFYVRAVRCGAVK is encoded by the coding sequence ATGACAAAGACCAGTCTGACGTTTATCGCCTTATGCGCGGCGTTGCTCTGGGTGGGTGCAGTACACGCCCAGACCGATTCGTCGCTTACGTGCCCTCAGCCATCCGGGCCGCTCGTAGGGCCGCGCTACCAGGATAATGGCAATGGCACTATCACCGACAATCAGACCGGTTTGATGTGGGAGAAGAAGACGGGAGTACCAGGAGTCATACCTCGAACCCCGAACGTACACGATGCCAACAACAGATACAGTTGGTCTCGCGCCCCGAGCACCAATCCAGGCGGTACGGCTTTCGGGAGTTTTGTTGGAACCCTCAACTACGGCCAATCCAATAACGGCCATACCAGCACGGGTTGCTTTGCGAATTACTGCGATTGGCGCTTGCCGACGATCGTGGAACTCCAAGCTATCGTCGACAATAACGCGTCTGGCTGTGGCGCCAATAGCGCATGCATCGACGGCACATTCGGGCCAACGCAGCGCCGCTTTTACTGGTCGAGCTCTACCTTCGCGAACGGTTTGAGCGACGCGTGGGGCGTGGATTTCGGCGTCGGCGATACCGAGCGCAACGATAAGAACGCCTCCTTCTACGTCCGAGCGGTGCGCTGCGGCGCGGTGAAGTAG
- a CDS encoding alpha/beta fold hydrolase, producing MSAISAVASFWMEGAMRTLDAVRAGFGIPMDDPEPATPSRVIFESGLVRLRCYEARGTARRTPILLVYSLIKRPFILDLQKGRSVVEFLVNQGFDVYLIDWIPPRQSDKWRGFDAYVNIDIRNAVRAIQIHSGIERISILGYCFGALLSVMYAALHPNTVSNLISLTIPFDSSKRDLPIEHLSATMSQASAEAIASIYGNLPANMMNSFFNTLAPAHHALDKFVGAYRQSSRPGYIDTFRLFERWLHSDVPMAGKIFVESVEMTKTNSLMNGMMKLGGATVDLSKIVCPILNVIGDHDDIVNPRASEPLLDKVGSADKSDLHFPTGHMGAAISSDSLKRLWPQIANWLSARDL from the coding sequence ATGTCCGCAATTAGCGCTGTCGCCTCATTCTGGATGGAAGGTGCGATGCGCACGCTCGACGCGGTGCGCGCCGGCTTCGGCATCCCGATGGACGATCCCGAGCCCGCGACGCCCTCGCGCGTGATCTTCGAGTCAGGCCTCGTGCGCCTGCGCTGCTACGAAGCGCGCGGCACGGCGCGCCGCACGCCGATCCTGCTCGTGTACTCCCTCATCAAGCGGCCCTTCATCCTCGATTTGCAGAAGGGCAGGAGCGTCGTCGAGTTTCTGGTTAACCAGGGCTTCGACGTTTATCTGATCGATTGGATTCCGCCGCGGCAGTCCGACAAATGGCGCGGGTTCGATGCCTACGTGAATATCGATATCCGCAATGCCGTGCGCGCGATCCAGATCCACAGCGGCATCGAGCGCATCTCGATCCTCGGCTACTGCTTCGGCGCGTTGCTTTCCGTGATGTACGCTGCGCTCCATCCGAACACGGTGAGCAACCTGATTTCGCTCACGATCCCGTTCGACTCGAGCAAGCGCGATCTGCCGATTGAGCATCTGAGCGCCACGATGAGCCAGGCGAGTGCTGAGGCGATCGCGTCGATCTACGGCAATCTGCCGGCCAACATGATGAACTCGTTCTTCAACACGCTGGCGCCCGCGCATCACGCGCTCGACAAGTTCGTCGGCGCTTATCGCCAGTCGTCGCGGCCGGGGTACATCGACACCTTCCGCCTCTTCGAGCGCTGGCTGCATAGCGACGTGCCGATGGCAGGGAAGATCTTCGTCGAGAGCGTCGAGATGACGAAGACCAATTCGCTGATGAACGGGATGATGAAGCTCGGCGGCGCGACCGTCGACCTGAGCAAGATCGTTTGCCCGATTCTCAACGTGATTGGCGACCACGACGATATCGTCAATCCCCGCGCGAGCGAGCCGCTGCTCGACAAGGTCGGCAGCGCCGACAAGTCGGATCTGCATTTTCCGACCGGGCACATGGGCGCGGCGATTAGTTCCGATTCGTTAAAACGGCTTTGGCCGCAGATTGCCAACTGGCTATCCGCGCGTGATTTATAA